From a region of the Teredinibacter turnerae genome:
- a CDS encoding uroporphyrinogen-III synthase — protein MTHPHNWRILASRPLAQNSNWSSKLQGAGYRVLALPLLAITPVQEPAHVQRIKNCILDFDHYDAVIFVSQNAVEATWHWLDQYWPQLPQGITYYAVGNKTAAQVQQFLGSEATVHAALAAMNTEELLALPGLQQVAHQRILICRGVGGRPRLGDELENRGAAVTYCELYQRTLPAEAVAQFTHANLNPAQDVLCVFSGETLQNLLYVATTAGADLSAFALVVPGERVAALAAERGFQHIQIARNAGEAAMLAAIHEFIATLDKTDL, from the coding sequence GTGACGCACCCGCATAATTGGCGCATTCTTGCCAGTCGCCCGCTTGCGCAAAACAGCAATTGGAGCAGTAAACTCCAGGGGGCCGGCTACCGGGTTCTGGCGCTGCCTTTACTGGCAATTACGCCCGTACAGGAACCCGCGCACGTACAACGCATCAAAAACTGTATTCTGGATTTCGATCACTATGATGCCGTGATTTTTGTCAGCCAGAATGCCGTGGAAGCAACTTGGCACTGGCTGGACCAGTACTGGCCACAGCTGCCACAAGGAATAACCTACTACGCGGTCGGCAACAAAACGGCGGCCCAGGTTCAGCAGTTTCTCGGCAGCGAAGCGACAGTGCACGCTGCGCTCGCGGCGATGAATACCGAAGAGCTGCTTGCCCTGCCCGGGTTGCAGCAGGTGGCACACCAGCGAATACTGATATGTCGCGGTGTGGGTGGTCGGCCTCGCCTTGGCGACGAATTGGAAAATCGGGGTGCGGCAGTTACCTATTGCGAACTTTACCAGCGCACGCTGCCAGCCGAGGCGGTAGCACAGTTTACGCACGCGAACCTCAATCCAGCGCAGGATGTGCTTTGCGTGTTCAGTGGCGAAACCTTGCAGAACCTGTTGTATGTCGCAACCACTGCGGGCGCAGATCTATCGGCGTTTGCGCTTGTTGTACCTGGTGAGCGGGTGGCTGCACTGGCTGCAGAACGGGGTTTCCAACATATACAGATTGCTCGCAATGCCGGTGAAGCGGCCATGCTTGCCGCGATTCACGAATTTATTGCAACTTTGGACAAGACGGATTTATGA
- the hemC gene encoding hydroxymethylbilane synthase, which yields MIAARSKNHQGPSVKHTLRIATRKSALALWQAEFVKSELCRHHPELAVELVPLTSRGDKILDVPLAKVGGKGLFVKELEQAMIAGEADIAVHSMKDVPMEFPQGLGLAVICEREDPRDALVSNKYANLDAIPAGAVIGTSSLRRQSQLLAMRPDLEVTFLRGNVNTRLAKLDAGEYDAIILASAGLKRLEMVDRIAEFIAPEVMLPAGGQGAVGIECRTDDQETLALLQPLHHGVTEQAVLAERAMNRKLEGGCQVPIGGFAIHQDNQLWVRGLVADPDGSEVLYDQVIGDPADAETLGVVLAEKLLAAGADAILKRVYGDAPA from the coding sequence ATGATTGCCGCCAGATCCAAAAACCACCAAGGTCCCTCCGTGAAACACACTCTTCGCATCGCCACGCGCAAAAGTGCGCTGGCCCTTTGGCAAGCCGAATTCGTTAAGTCTGAACTGTGCAGGCACCACCCGGAACTCGCGGTGGAGCTGGTACCGCTAACCAGCCGTGGCGACAAAATACTCGATGTTCCGCTGGCAAAAGTCGGCGGTAAAGGCCTGTTTGTGAAGGAGCTGGAGCAGGCGATGATTGCCGGTGAGGCCGATATTGCGGTGCACTCGATGAAAGATGTCCCCATGGAGTTCCCGCAAGGTCTCGGCCTTGCCGTCATTTGTGAACGCGAAGACCCGCGCGATGCGCTGGTGTCTAATAAATACGCCAACCTCGATGCGATCCCTGCCGGCGCCGTCATCGGCACGTCCAGTCTGCGCCGCCAGAGCCAGCTGCTGGCAATGCGCCCGGATCTCGAAGTCACATTTTTGCGCGGCAATGTTAATACCCGCCTGGCGAAGTTGGACGCGGGTGAATACGATGCAATTATTCTGGCTTCTGCCGGATTAAAGCGCCTGGAAATGGTCGACCGTATCGCTGAATTTATTGCGCCGGAAGTAATGTTGCCCGCTGGCGGCCAGGGTGCAGTTGGCATTGAATGCCGCACCGACGACCAAGAGACGCTGGCGCTGCTGCAGCCGCTGCACCACGGTGTAACGGAGCAGGCGGTGCTCGCCGAGCGCGCGATGAATCGCAAACTCGAAGGCGGATGCCAGGTGCCGATTGGCGGCTTCGCCATTCATCAGGACAACCAGCTCTGGGTGCGCGGCCTGGTCGCCGACCCGGATGGCAGCGAGGTGCTGTACGATCAAGTGATTGGCGACCCGGCAGATGCAGAAACACTGGGTGTTGTGCTGGCAGAAAAACTTCTGGCGGCCGGCGCCGATGCCATTCTCAAGCGAGTGTACGGTGACGCACCCGCATAA
- a CDS encoding LytR/AlgR family response regulator transcription factor: MHMLIVDDEPLARQRLIRMIEQLDGYEVVGEASNGIDAVAAVDKFDPDIVLLDIRMPGEDGLETARKIAQLPEPPAIIFCTAYDEYALEAFQTLAVGYLLKPVQQQQLVDTLQNAMRLNKVQRNAVSNTAPEGQRQHITAKTRKGMELIPIASIQCFIADQKYVTVRHSAGETLIDDTLKELEQEFPDRFLRVHRNALVSINEIEAMERNSSGQFELRLKSVEYRPVVSRRHVSNVRELLSRL, from the coding sequence ATGCATATGTTAATTGTCGACGACGAGCCGCTGGCCCGCCAACGCCTGATTCGGATGATCGAACAGTTGGACGGCTACGAGGTGGTGGGCGAAGCCAGCAACGGGATAGACGCGGTGGCAGCAGTGGATAAGTTCGATCCGGATATTGTACTGTTGGATATCCGAATGCCCGGGGAAGATGGCCTGGAGACTGCGCGCAAAATTGCTCAGCTGCCCGAGCCGCCGGCGATTATCTTTTGTACTGCCTACGATGAATATGCGCTGGAGGCGTTTCAGACGCTTGCGGTGGGCTACCTGTTAAAACCGGTGCAGCAGCAACAATTGGTGGACACGCTGCAGAATGCGATGCGGCTAAATAAGGTGCAGCGCAACGCGGTCAGCAATACCGCGCCCGAGGGGCAGCGCCAGCACATCACCGCTAAAACCCGCAAAGGCATGGAGCTGATTCCCATCGCCTCAATCCAGTGTTTTATCGCCGATCAAAAGTATGTCACCGTGCGACATTCGGCAGGCGAAACGCTGATTGACGACACGCTCAAAGAGCTCGAGCAGGAGTTTCCGGACCGTTTTTTACGGGTTCATCGCAACGCACTGGTGTCGATCAATGAAATCGAAGCCATGGAACGCAACAGCAGTGGCCAGTTTGAACTGCGTTTAAAATCTGTGGAATATCGTCCTGTGGTAAGCCGCCGTCACGTATCTAACGTGCGCGAATTACTGTCACGACTCTGA
- a CDS encoding sensor histidine kinase, with amino-acid sequence MAEKRPNTEKPLAGGDFLPDLCGVQSVLGLVLVSELLVMALLVSDTGLTEFNWSEFGVVSMLVLWIVLTSAAGLCRMRPVLARMAPLAAGILSYSITLVSTGVFSVSYQHFILQVPIQSDVTFSHLMVAGVIAGITLRYLYLQQQLRNQQKAEMMARIQALQSRIRPHFLFNSMNSIASLIGFDPEAAERMVVDLSQLFRASLKEAGLTPLREEIALCESYIGIEQIRMGARLQSEWRYWCDGQPSSLEETRMGLIIIPSFLLQPLVENAIYHGIQPLPEGGRIEVSIALDKQRVEICVRNPVLLNPSAGEAKSTAEGNGMALENIRHRLMAYYEKNAELKVEQPEGEYIIYLRFPARPRMS; translated from the coding sequence TTGGCAGAGAAGCGTCCTAACACCGAAAAGCCCCTTGCCGGCGGGGATTTTCTGCCCGATTTATGCGGCGTGCAAAGTGTACTCGGGCTGGTGTTGGTGAGCGAGCTGCTGGTGATGGCGCTGCTCGTGTCCGATACCGGACTCACCGAATTCAACTGGTCAGAATTTGGCGTGGTGTCTATGCTGGTGCTGTGGATCGTGCTCACCAGCGCTGCAGGCCTTTGCCGCATGCGACCGGTGCTCGCGCGCATGGCGCCGCTGGCGGCGGGGATCCTGAGCTACTCAATTACCCTGGTATCCACCGGCGTTTTTTCGGTGAGTTACCAGCATTTTATTTTACAGGTGCCAATCCAGAGCGATGTAACTTTTAGCCACTTGATGGTGGCCGGTGTTATCGCTGGTATCACTTTGCGCTATCTGTACCTGCAACAGCAGTTACGCAATCAGCAAAAAGCTGAGATGATGGCGCGCATTCAGGCGCTGCAATCGCGTATTCGGCCGCACTTCTTGTTCAACAGCATGAATTCTATCGCCAGTCTGATTGGGTTTGACCCGGAAGCGGCAGAGCGCATGGTGGTGGATTTGTCGCAATTGTTTCGCGCGAGCTTGAAAGAGGCTGGTTTGACTCCGCTGCGCGAGGAGATCGCCTTGTGCGAAAGTTATATCGGCATCGAGCAGATCCGCATGGGCGCGCGCCTGCAGAGTGAGTGGCGCTACTGGTGCGATGGTCAGCCATCGTCGCTGGAGGAAACGCGTATGGGGCTGATAATCATCCCCAGTTTTTTGCTGCAGCCATTGGTTGAAAACGCCATCTACCACGGTATTCAACCACTGCCAGAAGGCGGCAGGATTGAAGTGAGTATCGCGCTCGACAAGCAGCGGGTGGAGATATGTGTGCGCAACCCGGTGCTGCTCAACCCCTCCGCCGGGGAGGCAAAATCGACCGCTGAGGGTAATGGTATGGCTCTGGAAAATATACGCCACCGTTTGATGGCTTATTATGAGAAGAACGCAGAATTAAAGGTCGAGCAGCCGGAGGGCGAATATATTATTTATTTGCGGTTCCCGGCGCGGCCCAGGATGAGTTAG